A genomic region of Antennarius striatus isolate MH-2024 chromosome 16, ASM4005453v1, whole genome shotgun sequence contains the following coding sequences:
- the epn3a gene encoding epsin-3 isoform X1, whose protein sequence is MQTSSLRRQMKNMVNNYTEAEIKVREATSNDPWGPPSSLMSEIADLTFNVVAFTEVMDMIWKRLNDHGKNWRHVYKALTLLDYLIKTGSERVAQECRENIYTVQTLRDFQYIDRDGRDQGINVREKAKHLVSLLRDEEKLKRERSQALKTKTRMTGVSGGSGSGSLPPPYPGRNTGHPSSTRFHGDEFGTCRSSPSSFYSPSSSPRVAPDMEQARPTTSGEEELQLQLALAMSREESEKSPPTLAIDEQTQLQMALSLSKEEARKKSVKRVVPTQGMDEETQLQLALNLSKEEHQQEQLTRQGDESMLQKALEESKREMDSKGGTAFMDLVDVFAVPSEQPPSYNDWNDGPHQAAARPRGTDPWDSIEGNSNTSRVDSSWMAPPVSSSPPPPWEPPMDPWDGPPRNPSRTNTPSHEWGLASGTDPSGVDPFLISSEQRAFQRLSPRTGSPTDGDLFDEAMDGGRVDVNGRGDGSPELFDMSRLGESLVTSSPRRTPEAFLGPAAASLVNLDSLIPTNPPAKTTNPFLTGLSAPSANNPFQTEPPKLTLSQLGTSSTTHTSSLPYSASLPLPGSHQPASLPSSLTHPTQPRVDLPGILPEPLLPLSSVGTEESQSAQFSQNPFL, encoded by the exons ATGCAGACTTCGTCGCTCCGCCGCCAGATGAAAAACATGGTCAACAACTACACAGAGGCCGAGATCAAGGTCCGAGAAGCCACCTCCAATGACCCCTGGGGCCCCCCCAGCTCTCTCATGTCTGAAATTGCAGACCTCACCTTCAATGTCGTGGCTTTCACCGAGGTGATGGATATGATCTGGAAGCGGCTCAACGATCACGGCAAAAACTGGAGACACGTTTACAAAGCACTGACCCTGTTGGACTACCTGATCAAAACCGGCTCGGAGCGCGTAGCCCAGGAATGTCGGGAGAACATTTACACCGTTCAGACGCTCAGAGACTTCCAGTACATAGATCGGGATGGACGTGATCAGGGTATAAATGTCCGAGAAAAGGCCAAGcacctggtgtctctgctgcgAGACGAGGAGAAgctgaagagggagaggagccaAGCCCTCAAGACCAAGACGCGCATGACGGGGGTCAGCGGTGGCTCAGGCTCTGGATCCCTGCCACCTCCGTACCCGGGGCGCAACACCGGCCATCCCAGCTCGACACGCTTCCATGGCGACGAGTTTGGCACGTGCAGAAGCTCACCGTCCTCCTTTTACT CCCCGTCTTCCTCTCCTCGGGTCGCTCCAGACATGGAACAAGCTCGTCCCACGACCAGCGGAgaagaggagctgcagctgcagctggcGCTGGCCATGAGCCGAGAGGAAAGTGAAAAG TCGCCGCCTACATTGGCCATTGATGAACAGACCCAACTCCAGATGGCTTTGAGTCTCAGCAAGGAGGAAGCCCGGAAG AAGTCGGTGAAGCGTGTAGTCCCCACGCAGGGAATGGATGAGGAGACCCAGCTCCAGTTAGCTCTGAACCTGAGCAAAGAGGAACACCAACAG GAACAACTCACCCGGCAAGGAGATGAGTCGATGCTCCAGAAAGCTCTGGAGGAGAGCAAACGTGAGATGGATTCTAAAGGCGGG ACCGCCTTCATGGACCTAGTGGATGTATTTGCGGTTCCCTCAGAACAGCCTCCAAGTTACAACGACTGGAATGATGGCCCTCACCAGGCCGCTGCTCGCCCACGGGGCACAGACCCATGGGACTCCATTG AAGGCAACAGCAACACCTCAAGAGTAGATTCCTCCTGGATGGCACCTCCAGTTTCCAGTAGCCCCCCTCCACCTTGGGAACCCCCAATGGACCCTTGGGATGGACCACCTAGAAATCCCTCCAGAACCAACACCCCGAGTCACGAATGGGGCTTGGCTTCCGGTACAG ATCCGTCAGGAGTCGACCCGTTTTTAATATCATCAGAACAAAGAGCATTCCAGAGATTGTCTCCCCGAACTGGAAGCCCCACGG aTGGGGATCTGTTTGATGAAGCCATGGATGGAGGTCGGGTGGATGTAAATGGGCGAGGGGATGGCAGTCCTGAACTATTTGACATGTCACGTCTTGGAGAAAGCCTGGTTACCTCCAGCCCTCGCCGGACACCTGAGGCCTTTCTGGGGCCTGCAGCGGCTTCTTTAGTGAATCTGGACAGCTTGATCCCAACAAACCCTCCAGCCAAGACCACAAACCCCTTTTTAACAG GCCTGAGTGCTCCTTCAGCCAACAATCCATTTCAAACAGAGCCTCCAAAACTAACTCTGAGTCAATTGGGCACATCGTCGACTACCCACACCTCCTCTCTTCCGTACAGTGCCTCCTTGCCCCTCCCTGGGAGCCACCAGCCTGCCAGCCTGCCTTCATCTCTTACTCACCCTACCCAGCCCCGTGTGGACCTGCCAGGGATCCTCCCTGAGCCTTTGTTGCCCTTGTCTTCAGTCGGCACTGAGGAATCTCAGTCTGCACAATTCAGTCAAAACCCTTTCTTGTGA
- the epn3a gene encoding epsin-3 isoform X3, whose product MQTSSLRRQMKNMVNNYTEAEIKVREATSNDPWGPPSSLMSEIADLTFNVVAFTEVMDMIWKRLNDHGKNWRHVYKALTLLDYLIKTGSERVAQECRENIYTVQTLRDFQYIDRDGRDQGINVREKAKHLVSLLRDEEKLKRERSQALKTKTRMTGVSGGSGSGSLPPPYPGRNTGHPSSTRFHGDEFGTCRSSPSSFYSPSSSPRVAPDMEQARPTTSGEEELQLQLALAMSREESEKSPPTLAIDEQTQLQMALSLSKEEARKKSVKRVVPTQGMDEETQLQLALNLSKEEHQQEQLTRQGDESMLQKALEESKREMDSKGGTAFMDLVDVFAVPSEQPPSYNDWNDGPHQAAARPRGTDPWDSIGNSNTSRVDSSWMAPPVSSSPPPPWEPPMDPWDGPPRNPSRTNTPSHEWGLASGTDPSGVDPFLISSEQRAFQRLSPRTGSPTDGDLFDEAMDGGRVDVNGRGDGSPELFDMSRLGESLVTSSPRRTPEAFLGPAAASLVNLDSLIPTNPPAKTTNPFLTGLSAPSANNPFQTEPPKLTLSQLGTSSTTHTSSLPYSASLPLPGSHQPASLPSSLTHPTQPRVDLPGILPEPLLPLSSVGTEESQSAQFSQNPFL is encoded by the exons ATGCAGACTTCGTCGCTCCGCCGCCAGATGAAAAACATGGTCAACAACTACACAGAGGCCGAGATCAAGGTCCGAGAAGCCACCTCCAATGACCCCTGGGGCCCCCCCAGCTCTCTCATGTCTGAAATTGCAGACCTCACCTTCAATGTCGTGGCTTTCACCGAGGTGATGGATATGATCTGGAAGCGGCTCAACGATCACGGCAAAAACTGGAGACACGTTTACAAAGCACTGACCCTGTTGGACTACCTGATCAAAACCGGCTCGGAGCGCGTAGCCCAGGAATGTCGGGAGAACATTTACACCGTTCAGACGCTCAGAGACTTCCAGTACATAGATCGGGATGGACGTGATCAGGGTATAAATGTCCGAGAAAAGGCCAAGcacctggtgtctctgctgcgAGACGAGGAGAAgctgaagagggagaggagccaAGCCCTCAAGACCAAGACGCGCATGACGGGGGTCAGCGGTGGCTCAGGCTCTGGATCCCTGCCACCTCCGTACCCGGGGCGCAACACCGGCCATCCCAGCTCGACACGCTTCCATGGCGACGAGTTTGGCACGTGCAGAAGCTCACCGTCCTCCTTTTACT CCCCGTCTTCCTCTCCTCGGGTCGCTCCAGACATGGAACAAGCTCGTCCCACGACCAGCGGAgaagaggagctgcagctgcagctggcGCTGGCCATGAGCCGAGAGGAAAGTGAAAAG TCGCCGCCTACATTGGCCATTGATGAACAGACCCAACTCCAGATGGCTTTGAGTCTCAGCAAGGAGGAAGCCCGGAAG AAGTCGGTGAAGCGTGTAGTCCCCACGCAGGGAATGGATGAGGAGACCCAGCTCCAGTTAGCTCTGAACCTGAGCAAAGAGGAACACCAACAG GAACAACTCACCCGGCAAGGAGATGAGTCGATGCTCCAGAAAGCTCTGGAGGAGAGCAAACGTGAGATGGATTCTAAAGGCGGG ACCGCCTTCATGGACCTAGTGGATGTATTTGCGGTTCCCTCAGAACAGCCTCCAAGTTACAACGACTGGAATGATGGCCCTCACCAGGCCGCTGCTCGCCCACGGGGCACAGACCCATGGGACTCCATTG GCAACAGCAACACCTCAAGAGTAGATTCCTCCTGGATGGCACCTCCAGTTTCCAGTAGCCCCCCTCCACCTTGGGAACCCCCAATGGACCCTTGGGATGGACCACCTAGAAATCCCTCCAGAACCAACACCCCGAGTCACGAATGGGGCTTGGCTTCCGGTACAG ATCCGTCAGGAGTCGACCCGTTTTTAATATCATCAGAACAAAGAGCATTCCAGAGATTGTCTCCCCGAACTGGAAGCCCCACGG aTGGGGATCTGTTTGATGAAGCCATGGATGGAGGTCGGGTGGATGTAAATGGGCGAGGGGATGGCAGTCCTGAACTATTTGACATGTCACGTCTTGGAGAAAGCCTGGTTACCTCCAGCCCTCGCCGGACACCTGAGGCCTTTCTGGGGCCTGCAGCGGCTTCTTTAGTGAATCTGGACAGCTTGATCCCAACAAACCCTCCAGCCAAGACCACAAACCCCTTTTTAACAG GCCTGAGTGCTCCTTCAGCCAACAATCCATTTCAAACAGAGCCTCCAAAACTAACTCTGAGTCAATTGGGCACATCGTCGACTACCCACACCTCCTCTCTTCCGTACAGTGCCTCCTTGCCCCTCCCTGGGAGCCACCAGCCTGCCAGCCTGCCTTCATCTCTTACTCACCCTACCCAGCCCCGTGTGGACCTGCCAGGGATCCTCCCTGAGCCTTTGTTGCCCTTGTCTTCAGTCGGCACTGAGGAATCTCAGTCTGCACAATTCAGTCAAAACCCTTTCTTGTGA
- the epn3a gene encoding epsin-3 isoform X6, which translates to MQTSSLRRQMKNMVNNYTEAEIKVREATSNDPWGPPSSLMSEIADLTFNVVAFTEVMDMIWKRLNDHGKNWRHVYKALTLLDYLIKTGSERVAQECRENIYTVQTLRDFQYIDRDGRDQGINVREKAKHLVSLLRDEEKLKRERSQALKTKTRMTGVSGGSGSGSLPPPYPGRNTGHPSSTRFHGDEFGTCRSSPSSFYSPSSSPRVAPDMEQARPTTSGEEELQLQLALAMSREESEKKSVKRVVPTQGMDEETQLQLALNLSKEEHQQTAFMDLVDVFAVPSEQPPSYNDWNDGPHQAAARPRGTDPWDSIEGNSNTSRVDSSWMAPPVSSSPPPPWEPPMDPWDGPPRNPSRTNTPSHEWGLASGTDPSGVDPFLISSEQRAFQRLSPRTGSPTDGDLFDEAMDGGRVDVNGRGDGSPELFDMSRLGESLVTSSPRRTPEAFLGPAAASLVNLDSLIPTNPPAKTTNPFLTGLSAPSANNPFQTEPPKLTLSQLGTSSTTHTSSLPYSASLPLPGSHQPASLPSSLTHPTQPRVDLPGILPEPLLPLSSVGTEESQSAQFSQNPFL; encoded by the exons ATGCAGACTTCGTCGCTCCGCCGCCAGATGAAAAACATGGTCAACAACTACACAGAGGCCGAGATCAAGGTCCGAGAAGCCACCTCCAATGACCCCTGGGGCCCCCCCAGCTCTCTCATGTCTGAAATTGCAGACCTCACCTTCAATGTCGTGGCTTTCACCGAGGTGATGGATATGATCTGGAAGCGGCTCAACGATCACGGCAAAAACTGGAGACACGTTTACAAAGCACTGACCCTGTTGGACTACCTGATCAAAACCGGCTCGGAGCGCGTAGCCCAGGAATGTCGGGAGAACATTTACACCGTTCAGACGCTCAGAGACTTCCAGTACATAGATCGGGATGGACGTGATCAGGGTATAAATGTCCGAGAAAAGGCCAAGcacctggtgtctctgctgcgAGACGAGGAGAAgctgaagagggagaggagccaAGCCCTCAAGACCAAGACGCGCATGACGGGGGTCAGCGGTGGCTCAGGCTCTGGATCCCTGCCACCTCCGTACCCGGGGCGCAACACCGGCCATCCCAGCTCGACACGCTTCCATGGCGACGAGTTTGGCACGTGCAGAAGCTCACCGTCCTCCTTTTACT CCCCGTCTTCCTCTCCTCGGGTCGCTCCAGACATGGAACAAGCTCGTCCCACGACCAGCGGAgaagaggagctgcagctgcagctggcGCTGGCCATGAGCCGAGAGGAAAGTGAAAAG AAGTCGGTGAAGCGTGTAGTCCCCACGCAGGGAATGGATGAGGAGACCCAGCTCCAGTTAGCTCTGAACCTGAGCAAAGAGGAACACCAACAG ACCGCCTTCATGGACCTAGTGGATGTATTTGCGGTTCCCTCAGAACAGCCTCCAAGTTACAACGACTGGAATGATGGCCCTCACCAGGCCGCTGCTCGCCCACGGGGCACAGACCCATGGGACTCCATTG AAGGCAACAGCAACACCTCAAGAGTAGATTCCTCCTGGATGGCACCTCCAGTTTCCAGTAGCCCCCCTCCACCTTGGGAACCCCCAATGGACCCTTGGGATGGACCACCTAGAAATCCCTCCAGAACCAACACCCCGAGTCACGAATGGGGCTTGGCTTCCGGTACAG ATCCGTCAGGAGTCGACCCGTTTTTAATATCATCAGAACAAAGAGCATTCCAGAGATTGTCTCCCCGAACTGGAAGCCCCACGG aTGGGGATCTGTTTGATGAAGCCATGGATGGAGGTCGGGTGGATGTAAATGGGCGAGGGGATGGCAGTCCTGAACTATTTGACATGTCACGTCTTGGAGAAAGCCTGGTTACCTCCAGCCCTCGCCGGACACCTGAGGCCTTTCTGGGGCCTGCAGCGGCTTCTTTAGTGAATCTGGACAGCTTGATCCCAACAAACCCTCCAGCCAAGACCACAAACCCCTTTTTAACAG GCCTGAGTGCTCCTTCAGCCAACAATCCATTTCAAACAGAGCCTCCAAAACTAACTCTGAGTCAATTGGGCACATCGTCGACTACCCACACCTCCTCTCTTCCGTACAGTGCCTCCTTGCCCCTCCCTGGGAGCCACCAGCCTGCCAGCCTGCCTTCATCTCTTACTCACCCTACCCAGCCCCGTGTGGACCTGCCAGGGATCCTCCCTGAGCCTTTGTTGCCCTTGTCTTCAGTCGGCACTGAGGAATCTCAGTCTGCACAATTCAGTCAAAACCCTTTCTTGTGA
- the epn3a gene encoding epsin-3 isoform X4, producing the protein MQTSSLRRQMKNMVNNYTEAEIKVREATSNDPWGPPSSLMSEIADLTFNVVAFTEVMDMIWKRLNDHGKNWRHVYKALTLLDYLIKTGSERVAQECRENIYTVQTLRDFQYIDRDGRDQGINVREKAKHLVSLLRDEEKLKRERSQALKTKTRMTGVSGGSGSGSLPPPYPGRNTGHPSSTRFHGDEFGTCRSSPSSFYSPSSSPRVAPDMEQARPTTSGEEELQLQLALAMSREESEKKSVKRVVPTQGMDEETQLQLALNLSKEEHQQEQLTRQGDESMLQKALEESKREMDSKGGTAFMDLVDVFAVPSEQPPSYNDWNDGPHQAAARPRGTDPWDSIEGNSNTSRVDSSWMAPPVSSSPPPPWEPPMDPWDGPPRNPSRTNTPSHEWGLASGTDPSGVDPFLISSEQRAFQRLSPRTGSPTDGDLFDEAMDGGRVDVNGRGDGSPELFDMSRLGESLVTSSPRRTPEAFLGPAAASLVNLDSLIPTNPPAKTTNPFLTGLSAPSANNPFQTEPPKLTLSQLGTSSTTHTSSLPYSASLPLPGSHQPASLPSSLTHPTQPRVDLPGILPEPLLPLSSVGTEESQSAQFSQNPFL; encoded by the exons ATGCAGACTTCGTCGCTCCGCCGCCAGATGAAAAACATGGTCAACAACTACACAGAGGCCGAGATCAAGGTCCGAGAAGCCACCTCCAATGACCCCTGGGGCCCCCCCAGCTCTCTCATGTCTGAAATTGCAGACCTCACCTTCAATGTCGTGGCTTTCACCGAGGTGATGGATATGATCTGGAAGCGGCTCAACGATCACGGCAAAAACTGGAGACACGTTTACAAAGCACTGACCCTGTTGGACTACCTGATCAAAACCGGCTCGGAGCGCGTAGCCCAGGAATGTCGGGAGAACATTTACACCGTTCAGACGCTCAGAGACTTCCAGTACATAGATCGGGATGGACGTGATCAGGGTATAAATGTCCGAGAAAAGGCCAAGcacctggtgtctctgctgcgAGACGAGGAGAAgctgaagagggagaggagccaAGCCCTCAAGACCAAGACGCGCATGACGGGGGTCAGCGGTGGCTCAGGCTCTGGATCCCTGCCACCTCCGTACCCGGGGCGCAACACCGGCCATCCCAGCTCGACACGCTTCCATGGCGACGAGTTTGGCACGTGCAGAAGCTCACCGTCCTCCTTTTACT CCCCGTCTTCCTCTCCTCGGGTCGCTCCAGACATGGAACAAGCTCGTCCCACGACCAGCGGAgaagaggagctgcagctgcagctggcGCTGGCCATGAGCCGAGAGGAAAGTGAAAAG AAGTCGGTGAAGCGTGTAGTCCCCACGCAGGGAATGGATGAGGAGACCCAGCTCCAGTTAGCTCTGAACCTGAGCAAAGAGGAACACCAACAG GAACAACTCACCCGGCAAGGAGATGAGTCGATGCTCCAGAAAGCTCTGGAGGAGAGCAAACGTGAGATGGATTCTAAAGGCGGG ACCGCCTTCATGGACCTAGTGGATGTATTTGCGGTTCCCTCAGAACAGCCTCCAAGTTACAACGACTGGAATGATGGCCCTCACCAGGCCGCTGCTCGCCCACGGGGCACAGACCCATGGGACTCCATTG AAGGCAACAGCAACACCTCAAGAGTAGATTCCTCCTGGATGGCACCTCCAGTTTCCAGTAGCCCCCCTCCACCTTGGGAACCCCCAATGGACCCTTGGGATGGACCACCTAGAAATCCCTCCAGAACCAACACCCCGAGTCACGAATGGGGCTTGGCTTCCGGTACAG ATCCGTCAGGAGTCGACCCGTTTTTAATATCATCAGAACAAAGAGCATTCCAGAGATTGTCTCCCCGAACTGGAAGCCCCACGG aTGGGGATCTGTTTGATGAAGCCATGGATGGAGGTCGGGTGGATGTAAATGGGCGAGGGGATGGCAGTCCTGAACTATTTGACATGTCACGTCTTGGAGAAAGCCTGGTTACCTCCAGCCCTCGCCGGACACCTGAGGCCTTTCTGGGGCCTGCAGCGGCTTCTTTAGTGAATCTGGACAGCTTGATCCCAACAAACCCTCCAGCCAAGACCACAAACCCCTTTTTAACAG GCCTGAGTGCTCCTTCAGCCAACAATCCATTTCAAACAGAGCCTCCAAAACTAACTCTGAGTCAATTGGGCACATCGTCGACTACCCACACCTCCTCTCTTCCGTACAGTGCCTCCTTGCCCCTCCCTGGGAGCCACCAGCCTGCCAGCCTGCCTTCATCTCTTACTCACCCTACCCAGCCCCGTGTGGACCTGCCAGGGATCCTCCCTGAGCCTTTGTTGCCCTTGTCTTCAGTCGGCACTGAGGAATCTCAGTCTGCACAATTCAGTCAAAACCCTTTCTTGTGA
- the epn3a gene encoding epsin-3 isoform X2, with the protein MQTSSLRRQMKNMVNNYTEAEIKVREATSNDPWGPPSSLMSEIADLTFNVVAFTEVMDMIWKRLNDHGKNWRHVYKALTLLDYLIKTGSERVAQECRENIYTVQTLRDFQYIDRDGRDQGINVREKAKHLVSLLRDEEKLKRERSQALKTKTRMTGVSGGSGSGSLPPPYPGRNTGHPSSTRFHGDEFGTCRSSPSSFYSPSSSPRVAPDMEQARPTTSGEEELQLQLALAMSREESEKSPPTLAIDEQTQLQMALSLSKEEARKSVKRVVPTQGMDEETQLQLALNLSKEEHQQEQLTRQGDESMLQKALEESKREMDSKGGTAFMDLVDVFAVPSEQPPSYNDWNDGPHQAAARPRGTDPWDSIEGNSNTSRVDSSWMAPPVSSSPPPPWEPPMDPWDGPPRNPSRTNTPSHEWGLASGTDPSGVDPFLISSEQRAFQRLSPRTGSPTDGDLFDEAMDGGRVDVNGRGDGSPELFDMSRLGESLVTSSPRRTPEAFLGPAAASLVNLDSLIPTNPPAKTTNPFLTGLSAPSANNPFQTEPPKLTLSQLGTSSTTHTSSLPYSASLPLPGSHQPASLPSSLTHPTQPRVDLPGILPEPLLPLSSVGTEESQSAQFSQNPFL; encoded by the exons ATGCAGACTTCGTCGCTCCGCCGCCAGATGAAAAACATGGTCAACAACTACACAGAGGCCGAGATCAAGGTCCGAGAAGCCACCTCCAATGACCCCTGGGGCCCCCCCAGCTCTCTCATGTCTGAAATTGCAGACCTCACCTTCAATGTCGTGGCTTTCACCGAGGTGATGGATATGATCTGGAAGCGGCTCAACGATCACGGCAAAAACTGGAGACACGTTTACAAAGCACTGACCCTGTTGGACTACCTGATCAAAACCGGCTCGGAGCGCGTAGCCCAGGAATGTCGGGAGAACATTTACACCGTTCAGACGCTCAGAGACTTCCAGTACATAGATCGGGATGGACGTGATCAGGGTATAAATGTCCGAGAAAAGGCCAAGcacctggtgtctctgctgcgAGACGAGGAGAAgctgaagagggagaggagccaAGCCCTCAAGACCAAGACGCGCATGACGGGGGTCAGCGGTGGCTCAGGCTCTGGATCCCTGCCACCTCCGTACCCGGGGCGCAACACCGGCCATCCCAGCTCGACACGCTTCCATGGCGACGAGTTTGGCACGTGCAGAAGCTCACCGTCCTCCTTTTACT CCCCGTCTTCCTCTCCTCGGGTCGCTCCAGACATGGAACAAGCTCGTCCCACGACCAGCGGAgaagaggagctgcagctgcagctggcGCTGGCCATGAGCCGAGAGGAAAGTGAAAAG TCGCCGCCTACATTGGCCATTGATGAACAGACCCAACTCCAGATGGCTTTGAGTCTCAGCAAGGAGGAAGCCCGGAAG TCGGTGAAGCGTGTAGTCCCCACGCAGGGAATGGATGAGGAGACCCAGCTCCAGTTAGCTCTGAACCTGAGCAAAGAGGAACACCAACAG GAACAACTCACCCGGCAAGGAGATGAGTCGATGCTCCAGAAAGCTCTGGAGGAGAGCAAACGTGAGATGGATTCTAAAGGCGGG ACCGCCTTCATGGACCTAGTGGATGTATTTGCGGTTCCCTCAGAACAGCCTCCAAGTTACAACGACTGGAATGATGGCCCTCACCAGGCCGCTGCTCGCCCACGGGGCACAGACCCATGGGACTCCATTG AAGGCAACAGCAACACCTCAAGAGTAGATTCCTCCTGGATGGCACCTCCAGTTTCCAGTAGCCCCCCTCCACCTTGGGAACCCCCAATGGACCCTTGGGATGGACCACCTAGAAATCCCTCCAGAACCAACACCCCGAGTCACGAATGGGGCTTGGCTTCCGGTACAG ATCCGTCAGGAGTCGACCCGTTTTTAATATCATCAGAACAAAGAGCATTCCAGAGATTGTCTCCCCGAACTGGAAGCCCCACGG aTGGGGATCTGTTTGATGAAGCCATGGATGGAGGTCGGGTGGATGTAAATGGGCGAGGGGATGGCAGTCCTGAACTATTTGACATGTCACGTCTTGGAGAAAGCCTGGTTACCTCCAGCCCTCGCCGGACACCTGAGGCCTTTCTGGGGCCTGCAGCGGCTTCTTTAGTGAATCTGGACAGCTTGATCCCAACAAACCCTCCAGCCAAGACCACAAACCCCTTTTTAACAG GCCTGAGTGCTCCTTCAGCCAACAATCCATTTCAAACAGAGCCTCCAAAACTAACTCTGAGTCAATTGGGCACATCGTCGACTACCCACACCTCCTCTCTTCCGTACAGTGCCTCCTTGCCCCTCCCTGGGAGCCACCAGCCTGCCAGCCTGCCTTCATCTCTTACTCACCCTACCCAGCCCCGTGTGGACCTGCCAGGGATCCTCCCTGAGCCTTTGTTGCCCTTGTCTTCAGTCGGCACTGAGGAATCTCAGTCTGCACAATTCAGTCAAAACCCTTTCTTGTGA
- the epn3a gene encoding epsin-3 isoform X5 — protein sequence MQTSSLRRQMKNMVNNYTEAEIKVREATSNDPWGPPSSLMSEIADLTFNVVAFTEVMDMIWKRLNDHGKNWRHVYKALTLLDYLIKTGSERVAQECRENIYTVQTLRDFQYIDRDGRDQGINVREKAKHLVSLLRDEEKLKRERSQALKTKTRMTGVSGGSGSGSLPPPYPGRNTGHPSSTRFHGDEFGTCRSSPSSFYSPSSSPRVAPDMEQARPTTSGEEELQLQLALAMSREESEKSPPTLAIDEQTQLQMALSLSKEEARKKSVKRVVPTQGMDEETQLQLALNLSKEEHQQTAFMDLVDVFAVPSEQPPSYNDWNDGPHQAAARPRGTDPWDSIEGNSNTSRVDSSWMAPPVSSSPPPPWEPPMDPWDGPPRNPSRTNTPSHEWGLASGTDPSGVDPFLISSEQRAFQRLSPRTGSPTDGDLFDEAMDGGRVDVNGRGDGSPELFDMSRLGESLVTSSPRRTPEAFLGPAAASLVNLDSLIPTNPPAKTTNPFLTGLSAPSANNPFQTEPPKLTLSQLGTSSTTHTSSLPYSASLPLPGSHQPASLPSSLTHPTQPRVDLPGILPEPLLPLSSVGTEESQSAQFSQNPFL from the exons ATGCAGACTTCGTCGCTCCGCCGCCAGATGAAAAACATGGTCAACAACTACACAGAGGCCGAGATCAAGGTCCGAGAAGCCACCTCCAATGACCCCTGGGGCCCCCCCAGCTCTCTCATGTCTGAAATTGCAGACCTCACCTTCAATGTCGTGGCTTTCACCGAGGTGATGGATATGATCTGGAAGCGGCTCAACGATCACGGCAAAAACTGGAGACACGTTTACAAAGCACTGACCCTGTTGGACTACCTGATCAAAACCGGCTCGGAGCGCGTAGCCCAGGAATGTCGGGAGAACATTTACACCGTTCAGACGCTCAGAGACTTCCAGTACATAGATCGGGATGGACGTGATCAGGGTATAAATGTCCGAGAAAAGGCCAAGcacctggtgtctctgctgcgAGACGAGGAGAAgctgaagagggagaggagccaAGCCCTCAAGACCAAGACGCGCATGACGGGGGTCAGCGGTGGCTCAGGCTCTGGATCCCTGCCACCTCCGTACCCGGGGCGCAACACCGGCCATCCCAGCTCGACACGCTTCCATGGCGACGAGTTTGGCACGTGCAGAAGCTCACCGTCCTCCTTTTACT CCCCGTCTTCCTCTCCTCGGGTCGCTCCAGACATGGAACAAGCTCGTCCCACGACCAGCGGAgaagaggagctgcagctgcagctggcGCTGGCCATGAGCCGAGAGGAAAGTGAAAAG TCGCCGCCTACATTGGCCATTGATGAACAGACCCAACTCCAGATGGCTTTGAGTCTCAGCAAGGAGGAAGCCCGGAAG AAGTCGGTGAAGCGTGTAGTCCCCACGCAGGGAATGGATGAGGAGACCCAGCTCCAGTTAGCTCTGAACCTGAGCAAAGAGGAACACCAACAG ACCGCCTTCATGGACCTAGTGGATGTATTTGCGGTTCCCTCAGAACAGCCTCCAAGTTACAACGACTGGAATGATGGCCCTCACCAGGCCGCTGCTCGCCCACGGGGCACAGACCCATGGGACTCCATTG AAGGCAACAGCAACACCTCAAGAGTAGATTCCTCCTGGATGGCACCTCCAGTTTCCAGTAGCCCCCCTCCACCTTGGGAACCCCCAATGGACCCTTGGGATGGACCACCTAGAAATCCCTCCAGAACCAACACCCCGAGTCACGAATGGGGCTTGGCTTCCGGTACAG ATCCGTCAGGAGTCGACCCGTTTTTAATATCATCAGAACAAAGAGCATTCCAGAGATTGTCTCCCCGAACTGGAAGCCCCACGG aTGGGGATCTGTTTGATGAAGCCATGGATGGAGGTCGGGTGGATGTAAATGGGCGAGGGGATGGCAGTCCTGAACTATTTGACATGTCACGTCTTGGAGAAAGCCTGGTTACCTCCAGCCCTCGCCGGACACCTGAGGCCTTTCTGGGGCCTGCAGCGGCTTCTTTAGTGAATCTGGACAGCTTGATCCCAACAAACCCTCCAGCCAAGACCACAAACCCCTTTTTAACAG GCCTGAGTGCTCCTTCAGCCAACAATCCATTTCAAACAGAGCCTCCAAAACTAACTCTGAGTCAATTGGGCACATCGTCGACTACCCACACCTCCTCTCTTCCGTACAGTGCCTCCTTGCCCCTCCCTGGGAGCCACCAGCCTGCCAGCCTGCCTTCATCTCTTACTCACCCTACCCAGCCCCGTGTGGACCTGCCAGGGATCCTCCCTGAGCCTTTGTTGCCCTTGTCTTCAGTCGGCACTGAGGAATCTCAGTCTGCACAATTCAGTCAAAACCCTTTCTTGTGA